One window of Papaver somniferum cultivar HN1 unplaced genomic scaffold, ASM357369v1 unplaced-scaffold_5, whole genome shotgun sequence genomic DNA carries:
- the LOC113342944 gene encoding DNA polymerase epsilon catalytic subunit A-like, whose amino-acid sequence MSDSRWKNRSNNRDGDSSRSFKKQKFVKNVEEERESKLGFDVFSEGDKRLGWLLTSSSSSWEDQETRKVYSCVDLYFVCQDGTTFKSKYKFQPYFYAATKPKMETGVEAYLKRRYEGQIADVEIVEKEDLALKNHLSGMRKSYLKISFDTVQHLMHVKNDLLHVVQRNQEKNDAAEAYESILSGKSNQRPLDFIDCIVDLREYDVPYHVRFAIDKDIRCGQWYDVSVSSAGVTLERRTDLLQRAEVHVCAFDIETTKLPLKFPDAEYDQVMMISYMVDGQGYLIINREFVGEDIEDLEYTPKPEFEGCFTVKNVKNEVELIKQWFSHMQEVKPGIYVTYNGDFFDWPFLETRAAHHGLSMSDEIGFLCDRNQGECRAKFACHMDCFAWVKRDSYLPQGSQGLKAVTKAKLGYDPLEVDPEDMLKFAKEKPQTMASYSVSDAVATYFLYMTYVHPFIFSLATIIPMPPDEVLRKGSGTLCEMLLMVQAYMANVICPNKHQAELEKFHNNQLLESETYIGGHVECLESGVFRSDLPTKFQLDPAAYEQLICNLDRDLHYAIRVEGKMDLDSVSNYVEVKNAILEKLEMLRDEPTREEPPLIYHLDVAAMYPNIILTNRLQPPSIVSDEICTACDFNRPGKTCLRTLEWVWRGETFTAKKSDYYHLKRQIESELVDNVRGQIAKSFLDLPKTEQQVKLKDRLKKYCQKAYKRVLDKPVTEVREAGICMRENPFYVDTVRSFRDRRYEYKGLNKVWKGKLGDAKASGNSIKIQEAQDMVVLYDSLQLAHKCILNSFYGYVMRKGARWYSMEMAGVVTYTGAKIIQNARVLVEKIGRPLELDTDGIWCALPGSFPENFTFKTKDLKKKLTISYPCVMLNVDVARNNTNDQYQTLEDPIYKTYTTQSECSIEFEVDGPYKAMILPASKEEGILIKKRYAVFNDDGTIAELKGFEIKRRGELKLIKVFQAEVFDKFLDGQTLEQCYSAVAAVANRWLDLLDNQGIDVADSELLDYISESSTMSKSLADYGEQKSCAVTTARRLADFLGDTMVKDKGLRCQYIVACEPQGSSVSERAIPVAIFATEPDVMQNYVRRWCKISSAEDFRSIVDWSYYKQRLGSTIQKIITIPAAMQKVANPVPRVVHPDWLHKRVREKDDKFRQRKLVDMLSPMVKGHNAQTATNHVGDEVGIEDLEDFGNKGVGSEIGPRPIVRSYEVNKAGQSAKQSSARVSLQQPNTITYENIDRNVDYQAWLVVKKRKWKDTREEKNRLKRFRQSDGISELPAAIPTRKKGQGLNGVSSFLKRNELSLARTYWQILQLVPCPEAGHFFAWVVADGMMLKVPIHVPRVFYLNTKAPVTEEFPGKRVNRILPHSHPSFTLIEVVTEEDQFKLERKKLAAHLADPEVEGIYETKVPLEFNAILQIGCVCKVDKAAKNRNPQEGWKLEELQMKTTTECSYLAQSIGFFYLYHSISEARAIYATYFPASSTIIVIVVNPFQNKELTTSILEKQFREACQALSVEPSLSGKKCTCKVEYVGHVKDAERLLQRAIIDYRHEHHGPAIGVMECPDVHSVRSGIRVLDDFPCVSIPCNARDSNYQALGWQIIAAKIGMQRCAASSQWLKERISLSRYAHVPLGNFELDWLLFTADTFLSRALRDQQQLLWISDDGIPDLGGINEDDTCFADEVSHPVLTYPGAYRKVSVELKIHHLAVNALLKSNQINEMEGGALFGFDLDISGAHEQSGLDEAGACASAFRVLKQLIQRCIQDAIKFGNVYADALLQHLYRWFCSPQSKLHDPALHRVLHKIMEKVFALLLAEFRKLGAKIVFADFSKIIIDTGKSDLSAAQAYCDCLLKTLQTRDLFEWVELEPLHFFHSLLFMDQYNYGAIQAKSDGASSADVSKAPDDCIADEPQIDIVSNWNISEYLPKVTQDHFILIVSEFLYKPWRYAQEQAAVRASSVDGSLCTPSITGAAAESFEIQLTAYLKEQVSSFFTEKLLKIVRDITQHFKTNKSRNDGQQSHELPHVAGFSSHTGDAALDFIKHVCAVLALDRSVQHNALVLRRNLLKFVRVKEFDPVAEFRNPCVSFTLPNVICSYCNDCRDLDLCRDSALLSDEWRCAVPQCGQPYNREVMENALLQIVRQRERLYHIQDLVCLKCNHIKAAHLAEQCKCAGAFKCKEDASEYHSKMQVFLNIAVRQNFQLLQEAISWILEVQ is encoded by the exons ATGAGTGATAGTAGATGGAAAAATCGAAGCAATAATAGAGATGGAGATTCATCGCGAAGTTTTAAGAAGCAGAAATTTGTTAAAAATGTtgaggaagaaagagaaagtaaGTTAGGGTTTGATGTTTTCTCTGAAGGTGATAAGAGATTGGGATGGTTACTCACTTCATCTTCT tCATCGTGGGAAGATCAAGAGACGAGGAAGGTTTATAGTTGTGTAGATCTCTATTTTGTTTGTCAG gaTGGGACTACGTTTAAATCGAAGTATAAATTCCAACCTTATTTCTATGCGGCAACTAAG CCGAAAATGGAAACGGGTGTGGAGGCGTATCTTAAACGAAGATATGAAGGGCAAATTGCTGATGTAGAAATTGTAGAGAAAGAAGACCTTGCTTTA AAAAATCACTTATCTGGCATGCGAAAGTCATATCTCAAGATATCCTTCGACACTGTTCAACATTTGATGCATGTAAAAAATGATTTACTGCACGTTGTTCAAAGAAACCAGGAAAAGAATGATGCTGCGGAAGCATATGAATCGATATTATCTGGAAAGAG CAACCAAAGACCACTAGATTTTATAGATTGCATTGTTGATCTCCGGGAGTATGATGTGCCGTATCATGTACGTTTTGCTATTGATAAAG ACATAAGGTGCGGTCAGTGGTATGATGTTAGTGTATCCAGCGCTGGTGTTACCCTTGAGAGAAGAACAGATCTTTTACAACGTGCTGAAGTTCATGTTTGTGCATTTGATATTGAGACAACAAAGCTTCCTTTGAAATTTCCTGATGCTGAATATGATCAAGTAATGATGATATCATATATGGTGGATGGGCAAGGGTACCTTATAATTAATAGAGAG TTTGTGGGGGAGGATATAGAAGATTTGGAGTACACTCCCAAACCAGAATTTGAAGGGTGTTTCACAGTAAAAAATGTGAAAAATGAG GTTGAACTCATCAAACAATGGTTTTCACATATGCAAGAGGTGAAGCCTGGTATTTACGTGACGTACAATGGAGATTTCTTCGATTGGCCTTTTCTTGAAACTAGAGCAGCACATCATGGACTTTCGATGAGTGAT GAGATAGGATTTCTATGTGACAGAAACCAAGGGGAATGTCGTGCTAAATTTGCTTGCCATATGGATTGTTTTGCTTGGGTCAAACGTGATAGTTATCTCCCTCAAGGGAGCCAGGGTCTAAAG GCTGTTACTAAGGCCAAGTTGGGTTATGATCCATTAGAAGTGGATCCCGAGGATATGCTTAAATTTGCCAAGGAAAAACCACAG ACAATGGCGTCTTATTCTGTATCAGATGCTGTTGCAACTTACTTCCTTTATATGACATATGTTCATCCATTTATATTCTCGCTTGCTACAATTATACCTATGCCGCCTGATGAGGTATTGCGGAAAGGAAGTGGTACTCTCTGTGAGATGCTTCTTATGGTTCAG GCTTACATGGCAAATGTTATCTGTCCTAATAAACACCAAGCGGAGCTAGAGAAGTTTCATAACAACCAGCTTCTAGAGAGCGAAACTTATATCGGTGGCCATGTGGAATGTCTTGAAAGTGGTGTTTTCAGATCTGATCTACCCACTAAGTTTCAACTTGATCCAGCTGCTTATGAG CAATTAATCTGCAACCTTGATCGTGATCTTCATTATGCAATAAGAGTAGAGGGTAAGATGGACTTGGATTCAGTCTCCAACTATGTCGAAGTAAAGAACGCTATCCTTGAAAAG CTAGAGATGCTGCGTGATGAGCCCACACGTGAAGAGCCCCCACTTATATATCACTTGGATGTTGCTGCAATGTATCCAAATATCATTTTAACAAATAGGCTTCAG CCCCCTTCTATAGTTTCAGATGAAATCTGCACCGCATGCGACTTTAACCGCCCTGGAAAAACCTGTCTTCGAACTCTAGAATGGGTTTGGCGTGGAGAAACCTTCACCGCAAAGAAAAG TGACTATTATCATTTGAAGAGGCAGATTGAGTCTGAGCTAGTTGATAATGTACGTGGTCAAATAGCAAAATCTTTTTTAGACCTTCCCAAGACTGAGCAACAAGTAAAACTGAAAGACCGGCTAAAGAAGTATTGCCAAAAG GCATACAAACGGGTCCTCGACAAACCAGTCACAGAGGTGCGAGAAGCAGGGATATGCATGCGTGAAAATCCTTTCTATGTTGACACAGTTCGTAG TTTCAGGGATAGAAGGTACGAATATAAAGGACTTAATAAGGTCTGGAAGGGGAAACTAGGAGATGCAAAGGCCAGCGGGAATTCTATAAAGATCCAGGAAGCACAA GATATGGTAGTTCTCTATGATTCTTTACAGCTTGCTCACAAATGTATTCTAAATTCCTTCTATGGCTATGTCATGCGAAA GGGTGCAAGATGGTACTCGATGGAAATGGCTGGTGTAGTTACTTATAccggagcaaaaatcattcagaaTGCTCGTGTATTAGTTGAAAAAATTGGGAGACCATTGGAGTTGGATACAGACGGTATCTGGTGTGCACTTCCTGGGTCTTTTCCAGAGAACTTTACCTTCAAAACAAA AGACTTGAAGAAAAAGTTGACAATCTCGTATCCTTGTGTCATGCTTAATGTCGATGTCGCAAGAAACAACACAAATGATCAATACCAG ACACTCGAAGATCCTATTTATAAGACATATACTACACAAAGCGAATGCTCTATTGAATTTGAAGTGGATGGTCCATATAAG GCGATGATCCTACCAGCTTCAAAGGAAGAGGGGATATTGATTAAGAAGCGGTATGCTGTTTTTAATGATGACGGAACCATTGCGGAGCTTAAAGGTTTCGAAATTAAGCGCAGAGGTGAGCTTAAGCTCATCAAAGTTTTTCAG GCTGAGGTTTTTGACAAGTTCCTCGATGGGCAAACCCTTGAGCAATGTTATTCGGCAGTTGCAGCTGTTGCTAACCGCTGGCTTGATCTTCTTGAT AATCAAGGAATCGATGTTGCTGATAGCGAGTTGCTTGATTACATATCAGAATCAAGCACCATGAGTAAATCTTTAGCAGACTATGGAGAGCAGAAGTCTTGTGCTGTGACCACAGCAAGACGACTTGCTGATTTTCTTGGTGATACAATGGTTAAGGATAAAGGACTCCGTTGCCAGTATATAGTTGCATGTGAGCCACAA GGAAGTTCAGTAAGTGAACGTGCGATTCCAGTTGCAATATTTGCGACTGAGCCTG ATGTTATGCAGAATTATGTGCGGAGGTGGTGCAAAATATCATCAGCTGAGGACTTCCGATCCATAGTTGACTGGTCCTATTATAAGCAGCGACTTGGTTCAACAATTCAAAAAATTATTACTATTCCTGCAGCTATGCAAAAG GTTGCGAACCCTGTCCCAAGAGTAGTTCATCCTGATTGGCTACATAAAAGAGTTCGTGAAAAGGATGACAAATTTCGCCAACGAAAATTGGTTGATATGTTGAGTCCGATGGTAAAAGGTCATAATGCTCAAACGGCTACCAACCATGTGGGGGATGAAGTAGGCATTGAGGATCTAGAAGATTTCGGAAACAAAGGCGTTGGTTCTGAAATTGGACCAAGGCCTATAGTTCGCAGCTACGAAGTCAACAAAGCAGGACAGTCGGCAAAGCAATCTTCTGCTCGGGTTTCCCTTCAACAGCCAAACACCATCACCTATGAAAATATTGACAGAAATGTTGATTATCAGGCGTGGCTTGTGGTAAAGAAGCGAAAATGGAAAGATACCCGCGAGGAAAAAAATAG GTTAAAGAGATTCCGCCAGTCAGATGGCATCTCTGAGTTGCCTGCTGCCATTCCCACGCGTAAAAAAGGTCAGGGTCTGAATGGAGTTAGTTCATTTCTTAAGAGAAATGAATTGTCGCTTGCTCGAACATACTGGCAG ATACTACAGCTTGTTCCGTGTCCAGAAGCTGGTCACTTCTTTGCTTGGGTTGTAGCTGATGGTATGATGCTTAAGGTTCCAATTCATGTTCCTAGAGTATTTTACCTCAACACGAAAGCACCTGTCACAGAAGAATTTCCTGGCAAGCGTGTGAACAGGATCCTTCCACATTCTCATCCTAGCTTCACTCTTATTGAG GTGGTAACTGAAGAAGACCAGTTTAAATTGGAAAGGAAGAAACTGGCTGCTCACCTCGCAGATCCTGAAGTTGAG GGTATATATGAGACAAAGGTACCATTAGAATTTAATGCTATCCTTCAGATTGGCTGTGTATGTAAAGTGGACAAGGCGGCTAAAAACCGAAACCCTCAGGAAGGTTGGAAACTGGAGGAACTGCAAATGAAGACCACTACAGAATGCTCTTATTTGGCACAATCTATTGGTTTCTTCTACTTGTATCACAG CATATCTGAAGCCCGAGCAATTTATGCAACATATTTTCCTGCATCTAGTACAATAATAGTTATCGTGGTTAATCCTTTCCAAAACAAAGAATTAACCACGTCTATTCTAGAGAAGCAATTTCGTGAAGCGTGCCAAGCATTATCTGTTGAACCTTCTTTGTCTGGAAAAAAATGCACTTGCAAG GTGGAGTACGTTGGACATGTCAAAGATGCTGAAAGGCTTTTGCAAAGAGCAATCATTGATTACAG ACATGAACATCATGGACCTGCAATTGGTGTCATGGAGTGTCCAGATGTTCATTCAGTAAGGTCAGGAATACGCGTTCTCGATGATTTCCCATGTGTCAGCATTCCTTGCAATGCCCGTGATAGCAACTATCAG GCCCTTGGGTGGCAAATCATTGCTGCAAAGATTGGAATGCAACGCTGTGCTGCATCTTCCCAGTGGTTGAAGGAGAGAATCTCACTTTCAAGATATGCACAT GTTCCGTTGGGGAATTTTGAACTTGATTGGCTTCTATTTACAGCGGATACGTTCCTTTCTAGGGCATTGCGTGATCAGCAACAG TTATTATGGATATCTGATGATGGCATTCCAGACCTAGGAGGCATTAATGAGGATGATACATGCTTTGCAGATGAA GTCAGTCATCCGGTTCTTACCTATCCTGGAGCCTATCGAAAAGTCTCCGTGGAGCTAAAG ATTCATCACCTGGCTGTAAATGCTCTTCTGAAGAGCAACCAAATCAATGAGATGGAAGGAGGAGCCTTGTTTGGATTtgatcttgatatttctggagcacaTGAACAAAGTGGCCTTGATGAGGCTGGTGCATGTGCATCTGCATTTCGTGTGCTTAAGCAGTTGATTCAGAGATGCATTCAGGATGCAATCAAATTTGGAAATGTATACGCTGATGCATTACTGCAACATCTGTACAGATGGTTTTGCAG TCCACAGTCAAAACTCCATGATCCAGCTCTGCACCGGGTATTACACAAG ATCATGGAGAAGGTGTTTGCTTTGTTGCTTGCTGAGTTCCGGAAATTAGGGGCAAAAATCGTATTCGCGGACTTCTCGAAGATTATTATAGACACTGGAAAGTCAGATCTATCTGCTGCTCAAGCTTACTGTGATTGTTTATTAAAAACACTGCAAACCAG AGATCTTTTCGAGTGGGTTGAGCTTGAACCACTGCACTTCTTCCACTCATTGCTATTCATGGATCAG TACAACTATGGCGCGATCCAGGCTAAAAGCGATGGAGCATCTTCTGCAGATGTTTCAAAGGCTCCTGATGATTGTATAGCAGATGAACCCCAGATTGACATTGTATCAAACTGGAATATATCAGAGTACTTGCCGAAGGTGACTCAG GATCATTTTATTTTAATTGTCTCCGAATTTTTGTATAAACCATGGAGGTATGCACAAGAGCAAGCTGCAGTTAGAGCATCCTCAGTAGATGGCAGCCTGTGCACTCCATCAATAACAGGTGCAGCTGCTGAGTCTTTTGAAATACAGCTGACAGCATATCTTAAAGAGCAG GTCAGCTCCTTTTTTACGGAGAAACTTCTTAAGATTGTACGGGATATCACTCAACATTTTAAGACGAATAAATCTCGGAATGACGGGCAGCAATCTCATGAATTACCTCATGTAGCTGGCTTCAGCTCACATACAGGGGATGCTGCTTTAGATTTCATTAAGCATGTCTGTGCTGTTCTTGCTCTTGACCGTAGTGTTCAACATAACGCTCTG GTGCTGAGAAGGAACCTCTTAAAATTTGTCCGTGTGAAGGAGTTTGATCCAGTAGCAGAGTTTCGAAACCCCTGTGTGTCGTTCACCTTACCAAATGTGATTTGCAG CTACTGCAATGACTGCCGAGACTTGGATCTATGCCGTGATTCAGCTTTACTTTCGGATGAGTGGCGATGTGCTGTACCACAGTGTGGGCAGCCTTATAACCGTGAGGTGATGGAGAATGCACTTCTCCAAATAGTTCGTCAGAGAGAACGCCTCTACCATATTCAGGATCTCGTGTGTCTCAAGTGCAACCATATAAAAGCTGCCCATTTAGCTGAACAATGCAAGTGTGCTGGCGCGTTCAAGTGCAAAGAAGATGCATCTGAATACCACAGCAAAATGCAAGTTTTCCTAAATATTGCTGTTCGTCAAAATTTTCAGCTTCTTCAAGAGGCCATCTCATGGATATTAGAAGTTCAATAA